The following DNA comes from Pomacea canaliculata isolate SZHN2017 linkage group LG10, ASM307304v1, whole genome shotgun sequence.
AGCCTCTTTAGAAAAGACTTAATAATGTGTGATTGTTGACACAGTGAGGGAAGCCATATTAGATTACGCTCTTCATCATGGCATGATCAAAAATTAGCAGTATCAGGTACCTTATTTTTGCTACACTAAATAAAGCAGTTTCCTTAGCCCTTCGCAAGATTCTAGTaacaataatgaaagaaatcaaTAAATGCAATTCAGGAAAGAAACTTGAAGCCTTTAAATCAGCACATCTACGCTCTGTCTACATGTAAGTACTGAGAAATACTCAACCAAGCTGGTAATGAACCTTCAACAACTATACAAAAAACATCTGAAGAAAAGTAACATTAATGTTTATTGGTTCTACAGGAAAGTTATAATCTGCTATATATGATCAATGCATTCATGCAAAAGCAACTTATTGCAGTTGTTCTGCAATAAATGTTTCCTAACTTAATTCTGTACATGATTCTGTTAGGATGCAAATTAATTTCATGCAAAGCTGTACAAGGACAACAGTTCTGGAGATTTGGGCTTCAGAATAGTACGGTCCTTCAAATTTACACCCAACCTGGCTGAAGTCCATAAAAAAGTTGCCCAGGACTCTTACGCATGCGCAGCATAGGCCCTAGTGGATCAACTGAAAGGTCTGGAAGTGTGTATCCATACTTTTGTGCTAGTTTCAATCTTGCTAACTCAATATCCTTTGGGTCAGCAAGGTAACCACGGCTTTCTGCACTGCTGTAAAACTCAATGGCATCCTGAGGAGGAAACTTGCACAGTGGTATAGGAACACCAGTCTTGAAGAAACGTTCAGGATTTACAACTGCACGAAGGCTGATGGCATCAAAGTAGCGACAGGTGATTGTCCCCCCACTGCGTTCCACAGCTGCAATGACAAGTTCTGATGCCCACTGCACTTCGATGTGAACCTTGGCAGCAAACAAATCTGCACCCTGGATGACAGAAagcacttttaaaatgttttaccattataaatgcaaattttgtgATCAAGGTGATCAGGAAATTTACAGAAGGACTATTACTGTGTAGATTATTGAAGtcataattgtaaaaaaaaaaaaaaaattgtaagattCTCTTGCTATCCCTCTCCTCCATTTCTGTGTATGCTGTGTGGGTTTGAACATAAAATACTTCACACTTCCAGTCAAAGACTACAAAGAAAAGCAGCAATTTCTCCAAAGCATATAAGAGATGTTTTTGACTTTATGGGATGTGGATACAATGGCTGCCATTGAAAAGCACATGCAAGACATGCAAGAAAGTCTCCTCACCTCATCTGTCAGGTTAGCTCCAAAATGACGTTTATCCACTTCAACCCTGTACAAGCCTGTGTTACACAGCTGTGTCAGATCTATGGGTCGACTTGCATCAACACGACCAAGGTCAATCATACGCTGCAGCTGTAAAAGTGACAATGGAGGGTACTGTCGTCGCAAGCtggagaaagtaaaaaaaagtcaagacaCTAATTAAATCAATCAGGAGATAG
Coding sequences within:
- the LOC112573729 gene encoding 39S ribosomal protein L15, mitochondrial-like, with the protein product MASVTDKANKLLRTLPRISLGNLKDIAPKKKTTERKEELLKKGKPMGEATKVRVSEEHFLDWVLKEATPHFTLEFLKNHTIRTISILRRQYPPLSLLQLQRMIDLGRVDASRPIDLTQLCNTGLYRVEVDKRHFGANLTDEGADLFAAKVHIEVQWASELVIAAVERSGGTITCRYFDAISLRAVVNPERFFKTGVPIPLCKFPPQDAIEFYSSAESRGYLADPKDIELARLKLAQKYGYTLPDLSVDPLGPMLRMRKSPGQLFYGLQPGWV